The Antechinus flavipes isolate AdamAnt ecotype Samford, QLD, Australia chromosome 5, AdamAnt_v2, whole genome shotgun sequence DNA segment ctgcaacccattcaacatgtaaaggactgcttgccatttgggggaaggggtagagggagggaggggaaaagtcggaacagaagtgagtgcaagggataatgctgtaaaaaattaccctggcatgcgttctatcaataaaaagttatttaaaaaaaagaattttattaaaggccattaagcgagaagtacaattatctgggacaagacctgacaagatatacaccttttatactaatacacaaattaatgtgtgctatgAGACCATCCCAGCTTAGCAAactttattagccatggctccaaattttacacacaggtctccattaaagataactagactattacataattggcaatggattcttgaagaacaagtttctaaagttcctcttaaaggaccaactctCTTTATAGATGcctccaaacataatatttgcgctgtatactctcatgagtTAACTATAGAGTAGTTAGGAATGCTATTCAAtacactcagcagaatgaattgcatgcaatcattctagctcttgcttattatccaggagatataaatataatatctgattcggcctatttaGTAGGTGTGGTAGAAAGAATTGCCAcggcccaaataaaatttgtagcttctaatatatttcagctctttaagaaacttcaagagcaaatgagaaagcatccaggtaagatttatattttgtatatccactctcatagtggacttccaggtcccatttttgatggtaattcaaaggcagatagccttctaactatgctggccaatactcctttatttcaagaagcccaggaatctcattctaaatatcatcaggctgcccgagctttacatttacaatttggaataacaagagaggaagctaggagcatagtaaaagcttgtacagcttgccttcctttccatgctcctacattacctccagggaaaaaccctctTGGTTTGAGatccagtgaaatttggcaaatggatgtgactcattataagtCTTTTGGTCGTCTATCTTTTacccatgttgtggtagacactttttcaggattcacttttgcaataccagcagcaaaagaaacaacccgaatggtcactgaattccttatacaagcatttgcaattatgggtgtgccacaagccataaaaacagacaatggacctgcatctacctctaaacattttgcatacttttgtgcacagtataagattttacacaccactggcataccctttaatcctcaaggacaggcaatagtagagaggagaaacagacattaagacattcctccaaaaacaaaagaaagggatgccacaggtaaccctagagaacttctaaatctagctctttatactcttaatttcttgatttttgacaaagatccactggctccagcagacaggttttataacccaccagaagggcaatgtccaCTGTAagcagttccactatctttagataattgctaagtgatgtggaaagacccagaaaatggtgaatggaagagaccagatagattaactgcttggggagagagtttgcttgtatttccacaggtggaaaaggaattagatgggtgccaatgagccgtatttgccttgtccatcagagggAGACAGAGCAAACCCttgaaaagacagagaagaaccaagaaacatcagatgattccattgctgactgtgtcCACCATTGAAatagcatggcagttatggtgtttgactcatggacatcaaaaattgttagacttcaaaaccttcaggaatcattggattctctgagaaatgataagattgttgtaggacttcaaaaccctcagaaatcattggattctctgagacataataaaattgttgtaggacttcagaACCCTCacaaatcattggattctctgagacatgataagattattgtagaacctcaaaaccctcaggaatcattggattttctgcgaaatgataagactgttacaggacttcaaaatctgctgggatcattggattccctaacacatgaaaAGACtactgcaggacttcaaaaacttgtggggatcattggattccctgataggtgaagcaatggacaatagattggttttggactatctcttggctgctgaagaaggcatatgtgtgactgttgtttacataccctccttctaagacttctggaaatctcataataccatattgatttatatcgtttgttatatcactacttgcatatcCAATTCATGTTTGTTCATATCCAGCCTGCACTGAttatggggagagtcatcactaatagcttcTTCCTTATTACTATGTGCtggtgtaatacctcccatgatgatgggtttgtgcatacctgtttctaataagagccttcagcccaaaaacctgctagcaatccccacttccctttggtgcttttcatctcccttcctgagatgtcagggagggcgtgatcatctcctttttaatgctttcacttcctttcctgagaagtcaagaggggcatgatcacctccttttgggggctctcaccatcctgaaaagtcagggatggcgtgaccacctgtgttccaaaacaaaagaaagtgggagatgtagagcgctgaaactattgggttgatggaCTAAGATGGGGACTGCTGAATGCCTGAGGCTAAattctgattggacaatactctatggaatggtcctttccactatccgtactggctcaatgattggtgcaTAGAGGATTTTAGGAGGTTCTAGGGgatggagtaaagctagccagggatACACTTTCAGGCCCTAGATGAGGAGAAGGCAGTTGCGGAGAATCTGCTTCTATCCAGTTCAACCctgagtctaagaccaagaataaagctgaggacttttgtttatcctgattctggctgattctggggtgtcctgggtgctagcatggtcaTTACAATGAACATGAATTTATATCTTCATTGTAAGCAATTTTTGTCCTATTCTCTGATTTCTTTGGTGTACGAAATTCAGATCAAGAAATCTCACTCagccaatgcagatcagcaattgTTTATCAATGTTTAGTTACTCTCTGGATTAACTTGGACAATATCTGGACCATTGATAGATTGTGAGTTTATTTCTGACCATATCACCTCCTATTTAGTTAtcttcattattaaataaaatatcctctatttggcatttaatgcTCTTCacatcatgatcttttcctttctttccaatattcttattttatttttattattttattccccTTTACCTCTCTAAGACATCTACAATTTAGCCATCTCGGTCTGCTTTTACATTCCTCACCCAATATCTTGCCTTAGTGAATTTTCATTGACTGTCCCCCCAACACCACAATGCaatgttctctttctctgattCCTTGGTTGTCCAAATTCCACTTTCTTAACAGGCATCCTTTTCcagtctctcttccttcccttaatCCCTATCCTCAgatattatcttccatttatactATATAAGCATGCATATTTggacataaaatatattatgtacatcAATATTTGCATATTGActctttccattaaaatattgtctcattgaaagtaaggttcattttgttggtttgttttagttttggtaattttgcctttctttgtacatACAATATTTAATATGAAACCTAGgttcagcattttaaaaatattcactgAATAAAGAACTTGACCAGGATAACAAAGACCTTATATATATGAAGGAAGATTTGAAAACAAATCTCCTTAACTTTGAAATTAGTTTTTTCCTGTCCCATGGAAAGATATTTCaagtagaaatctttttttttttttctagccttAACATACCTGTAGAAGAATTGTTTGCTGTTTAGACTTCAGGCTAATTATACTCAGGACTCATTTAGAATGGAAATAAACTATTAAACAGAAATCAAGGAGATAACACTAATATGATGCTACACTGGctacatgaaaataaatttgcattATTATGTATAATCCATGAAGTTGTTACATGAATGTCTTAAAGCTGTTTTGTAGTATTGTgctcaaaacaattttgaaagacagaGGTGACATTGTAAGCTATAgatcaaaagagaagagaaaacctACTAGACAGATTTAACAAAAGTAGCTGGGTGAAACTGACTTGTACTGCATTTAGAAGAGCAGTTCAGTCATAGAATCACAATGATCAAAGGAAGTCATTCATTTgaccattcattcatttgtttatttatttattaaacaaacatttaaaaaatatttgttatctgCAAATTTTTCAGAAACAtggataaaaaggagaaaaagaaacagaacccATGCATATGAAGCTTATAAGGAAGTGAGAAAGAGACGAACTTCTATCACAAATCTAATTCCTCTGACTGGTTAAAATGCAGTCAGTTGAACTATGCCTGGATGGCCACTCTTCTTGATTGTGACTTACTTATGAAATGAGGTGGGGAGCAGTAATGTACTATTCATTCAGCATCTTCCCCGCATCTGTTTTGTGTAAACAATTACATACATcgtatataaaattaaatatagctGTCTGGTTAATTGGAAGTCCTCACCACTTTCTTTCAACTTGAAAGAAAGCCttgtcttttcaaaaaaaaaaagatgcagaaaaCTTCATAAGCTTTAGAGACAAGGAAAAGGTGAAACAGCAATTAgcagatttaaattaaaatataaaagtaattttttattacCGAGAGGAAATAGTGggagaattttttctttcctttcataggattgtaaatgtaaatgtgaaaaggacctcagaaaccatctaaGCACTTTACAACAGAAAAGGCCCAAGAAAgtgaaatggcttgcccaagatctcacTCATGATAAgagtcagaaaaagaattaaaactaaaACTTTTTACTCTAGGAGCACTGCTTTTGATATTTCATCtcaaaaaatttctttggaatatgtTTATTGGTTTAGTTTAGTGTCATGTAAAGacatcctcattctttttttcatcatcatcattatggcATTTATGGAGCAACTAAGGTTTCCTAAAcaatttatatgttatttcatttgaactccATGAGATATGTACATAGGGCATAAtttatacttgttttacagatgtggaaataaaGAGGTTAGGTGACCTTCCCAATGTCATATAGGTAATAAGTGTCAGAGAGGTATTTGAACAGAGGTTCTCTGACTATAGAGGCATGTCTTACAATATTTCTATTGAGGGTAGGATTATTGGACTTGAGTATATTTCACACATAAAACGCAAAGGTAATTAAGGTGATAGGATGTTGCTATGTCCTCAATCAATCagttcttagaaaaaaataaaaaattatgaaggaattaagcagcattcatttttattatgaaattaaaTCATGCAATAGTCAGAATTGAttctagaatttatattttaaaatgtggtcttataattatatatgctTTGTCTTTGTGTAGTTCTGATTATGCTCTGAGTGTTGTACTTTTCAGattcaataaaatgagaaaatgaaaggtTAATAAGTGTCTTTTCTGATATAACAAAATGTATTCTGTGCacagaatatttattttcaataagtgTTGTAGCACATCATTCCTGAGTTCTTGGAtacctttagttttttttttttcccctccatcttcCCATTTTACTCTGTATAGGGAATCCAAATTTAAAGGTTCCTTCAAGGTATATAGGAATATCAGGCTTCTAGTTGTAACACCAAAAAGGGAAACATCTATTCTATATTACTAGAATTCTCTATGGaggctttgtgtgtgtgtgtgtgtgtgtgtgtgtgtgtgtgtgtgtgtgtgtgtgtgtggtttatAATAAAATGTAGATTCAAAAATATTAACCTGTTAAAATGGAATTTTCATAATCCTTATGTAAAAATCTAATTTGACTTTAGGGTAACTATGAAAGAGGATGTATATTGAAAGGAGTTGATttagaggaatataggaaaaaataaggacTTAGATTGATACCATGAAGGGAAATTGAGATTGCTCTAtagaaaatatatgtacataattacAATTCCAATATCATGAAGGAGTTTAAATAATGAGGCATAAGAGTTTGGGTACTGTCAATTCTATGATACGTGGGAGCCAGAAGTTCATCTTGAGGACTACAAAGAAGTTCTTcttgaatttaggaaaaaaatttttgataacaAAACTAAACCGGTTAAGAAGGATATACAGAGACTAGTTTTGAATGATGATGACATATTTGAGGCAGAATCTGACAGCGATTGGCAAAGTGAAACAAAAGAGGACATTTctcccaagaaaaaaaagaaaaagtcacgGCACAGAGAAGACAAAAGCCCtgatgatttgaaaaaaagaaaatggaaatctgGTAAagtaaaagataagaataaaGCACAACTGGAAACTTCCTCAGAAAATTTGGTCTTTGATTCAAAGTCtaagaaaagaattttggaatcCAAAGAAGATTCAAAGGAGtacaaaaagaccaaaaaagatgatttaaaagaagcaaagaaagtaaaaaaaggtgaaattagaGACTCAAAGGGAAAAGTAAGAGatgattttaaagaaagcaaaaagaagagagagagacttagTGATTCTCTGTTAGAATCTGAATCAAGTACATTTGATGATTCACTTTCTCAGTTGGCTGATGATGACAGTGAAGATTTGCCTTTTGATAATAAAGGagacaaacaaaaatttaaaagtggAAAGGATAAGTTAGAACTTGATATAATTCAAGATGTAATTTCTGATAAACAACCAGATGATACAGCAAGTGCTGAAGAAGATGCTGATactaaaactaaaaggaaaaaaaagaaatttaaaaaagttgaAGAATGTAAAGAAGAGATTAGAAAAGCTGAAAATAAGGACCCAtactcagagaagaaaaatttatacaaaaagcaaaagaatcaagaaaaaatcaaaagttcCATAGAGATAGATAAATTAGCATCTACACCTGCTCAAATTCAGAAGAGCACAAAACTGGGTAGTGAAGAACGAGGTCGAAGGTCTACTGATTCagttggggaggagaaagaaacacggaaaaatgaagtaaaagaaaaatatcagaaaagatATGATTCTgacaaggaagaaagagggaaaaaagagcaaaagggaataaagacatataaagaaatgaggaatgCGTTTGATTTATTTACATTAACACCAGAAGAAAAAGACTATTCAGAGAATAATcggaaaagagaagaaacatttACTGAAGACTATAGAACTAAGGaaaaatcctaaccccgaatgactggaaatccataacgaaaacttgtctagaaccgggacaaaatttattgtggctttcggagtttcatgaattatgtaggattcaagcccaacgcaataggcaaacaggagctatcgtacaagttgcttttgaccaactagctggtgaaggtcagtatgcagagagttcagaacagatttattatcccataacagtgtatgagcaaatttctaaggctgcaataaaagcttggaattctctccctggacagaaagatggaaataatgttttcacaaaaatagagcaaggtcccaatgaaccttttgcagattttgtgggacgtttacaaacagctgtaataagaaccagtggagacaatgcagcaacagaaataatgaacttctcctgtaaagcagaatttgacaagattagaaaaggcattaattaaagcaaaaaatgaaggagaagatatatctgattttataaatgcatatcctgtgattgaagagctcaactcctcaggtcaaaaagagagaagatacactccttttaatttggaaaaaattaaagatttgaaaaagggttgcactctttatggggctacatcatcttatgtgaagatgttactagataatttgtcttatgaaatcctaaccccgaatgactggaaatccatagcaaaaacttgtctagaaccgggacaaaatttattgtggctttcagagtttcatgaattatgtaggattcaagcccaacgcaataggcaaacaggagctggtgaaggtcagtatgcagaaagttcagaacagatttattatcccataatagtgtatgagcaaatttctaaggctgcaataaaagcttggaattctctccctggacagaaagatggaaataatgctttcacaaaaatagagcaaggtcccaatgaaccttttgcagattttgtgggacgtttacaaacagctgtaataagaaccattggagacaatgcagcaacagaaaataatgactagacatttggctaaggaaaatgccaatgagatttgcaagagaattatatgggggctagacaaaaatgctcctttagaagaaatcattagacgctgtgccacagtgggcacaaatgcttattatgcccagactatgatgaacatggaaagacaaggtccttcttggcagaggaattctagagaaactcgtcgatgttttcagtgcggaaaaattggacatttgagagctcattgtagatatggagatagagtgagaagacagggtgagagaaaacccaaaaccccatgtccaaaatgtaaccgaggctttcattgggcctctaaatgtatattgacccagaggaatgagaggcgaggcccagctctaaagtatcaatcaaaggacaggtggggcaggTGCTCCAACAAGGGAAAGAAAGCTCTGGTTTTTGGTTTAGCAGTTCCTCTTTCCTAGCCAAGATGTCTTCCTTATCCAGAACCATTTCAAAAGGATCCTTGTCCAATGTGTCCTGTACTGCTAGCATCATTAGCTTCAGATTCTGGATTTGTTGTACTAATTTGCTCTCCTTCTCCTGGGCTTCTGCCACATTGTCCCTGGATTCTTCATCTAACCTTTGCAGGTGAATATTTTCTTCAGCCCATAAAAACTGATGGattttcttatattcatttttaattaattctttataaatataagtatCTCCCTTAAAtgatgtctctctctccttcatagTATGCAATAAAAATGtaacttcttccattttattatgTAGCATATTTTTTGCCTCCTGAAGTTTCTCCTGGCCTTCAACAATAGCCTTGTCCAAGGGAACAATTCGGTGGTCCCTGTGTTCTTGGGTCATTGAACAAGACTCACAGAGGAGTTTTTGGTCTTCCTCACAGAAGAACGggctcctttttgtttttgtttttctatttgaaaaCTAGATCAATTCAGATCAATGTATTTTAATGTTCTTGGACTAttagttaatatatattttctagacTCATTTAGCTGTAATAATTTTCAAGGAATGGGATAAATTCTCTTGAGTCATGTACTCTTTTAACATATCCATATAATTCAAGATTGTATAAtcactgtaaaataaggaagaacTATATAGGGAAGggttttttaaacagaaaataattaccatcaaatttttatgtaaaaattaaaataaaaaattatgaaggaaTTAAGTAGCActcatttttatatgaaattaaattatGCACTAGTAAGAACTGATTctagaatttatatttaaaaatatttggataaaTTCCTTTTTCTGAGTCTTTAATAGTTCCTTAACACTTTTAGTAATAACTGATACcagcactttatatatgttatctcatattattctttttttgtaaatttaatttttatttaataattactttatattgacactcgtttctgttccgattttttttccctccctccctccctccgctccctcccctagatggcaagcagtcctttatatgttggatatgttgcagtatatcctagatacaatatatgtttgcagaactgaacagttctcttgttgcatagggagaactggattcagaaggtataaataacccgggaaggaaaacaaaaatgcagatagttcacattcgtttcccagtgttctttctttgggtgtagctgcttttgtccgtcatttatcaattgaaactcaggtctctttgtcaaagaaatccacttccatcaaaatatgtcctcatacaatatcgttgtcgaag contains these protein-coding regions:
- the LOC127538723 gene encoding M-phase phosphoprotein 8-like, with the translated sequence MTGNVGVTLPMAGPGMAGAPWIQGLTPRPKPFGYCQFYDTWEPEVHLEDYKEVLLEFRKKIFDNKTKPVKKDIQRLVLNDDDIFEAESDSDWQSETKEDISPKKKKKKSRHREDKSPDDLKKRKWKSGKVKDKNKAQLETSSENLVFDSKSKKRILESKEDSKEYKKTKKDDLKEAKKVKKGEIRDSKGKVRDDFKESKKKRERLSDSLLESESSTFDDSLSQLADDDSEDLPFDNKGDKQKFKSGKDKLELDIIQDVISDKQPDDTASAEEDADTKTKRKKKKFKKVEECKEEIRKAENKDPYSEKKNLYKKQKNQEKIKSSIEIDKLASTPAQIQKSTKLGSEERGRRSTDSVGEEKETRKNEVKEKYQKRYDSDKEERGKKEQKGIKTYKEMRNAFDLFTLTPEEKDYSENNRKREETFTEDYRTKEKS